In the Anaerostipes caccae L1-92 genome, TCTGCTTTTCCGGCAGCTTCTGGATACACCTGTTCAGCAGTTCTGACTTCTCATTCTGCAAAACTATATCCTGAGGAGTTTCACTGCTGTCCGTCAGACTTTTTATAAATTCAATGTTGTCATCCCCGATAAAAGCTTCTTCATTCTCTTTTATAGATTTTACGCAGCAATGATATGTAATCTGGCGCTGCCAGGCACAGAACGCCATATTATCTTTTAAAGACGGCAGAGACCGGTACACTTCCAGATAGATTTCCTGAAGAAGATCTTCCACCTTATTTCTATTTTTACAGAAATTATAGACAAAATAACGGGTCGGCTCTATGGTCGCTTCGTACAGATAGGCAAACGCATCTTCGCTGCCCTGTTTCGCCTGTTCTACATATGGAACCAGTTCCTCATACCTTTTCTCTCTCATCTTTTACCCTTTTCCTTTTCAGCTTCATGTTTCGATGCAAAGTATAAAGGAGAATGAAAAAAAAATCAACCGGGGGAATTTTCCTCCCGCCGGCTGATTTTTTAAAAAAGTACCAAAATCAGTCTTCAATATAGGCTCTTAGAGATTTCGTTTCCTTTTTCATTTTCAGCTTTCTCAAAGCTTTTCCTTCGATCTGGCGTATGCGCTCTCTCGTCACATGATATTCTCTCCCTACTTCCTCCAGTGTCCAGATCCTATTTTCTACAAATCCAAAACGCAGCCTTAAAATCGTCTGTTCACGTTCGGTGAGTTCTGACAATATCTCATTTATCTGTTCAGAGAGAATTCCCTGCTCCGCCGTCTGATATTGTTCCGGCATGCTCTCGTCCGCTACAAAATTCATGAGCATCGCATCTTCCTCTTCTCCGACCGGAGAGTCTAGAGATACAGTGTCACTGTACAATCTCATGATCTCATCCATCTGATCCCTGCTGATTTCCATCAATTCTGCCAGTTCATCTGCATTGGGTTCCCGTCCGTTTTCTTCTAAAAATTTTCTGGCCGCACCGCTGACTTTCCCCATCTTTTCTTTCATGTGGACGGGTATCCGGATCGTCCTGGCCTGGTCCGCGATAGCCCTTGTGACAGACTGCCGGATCCACCACATGGCATAGGTACTGAACTTGTATCCTCTCCGGTAATCAAACTTGTCCACCGCTTTCATAAGCCCTATATTGCCTTCCTGGATCAGATCCAGAAGCGCCATGCCGCTGCCTGCAGCATACCTTTTTGCAACACTGACGACCAGACGCAGGTTGGAATTGATCATTTTATCTTTTGCCGACTGGCTTCCCGCTTCAATTTCCTTTGCCAGTCTTTCTTCCTGGTCTTTGGAAAGCAGCGGAATCCTGCCTATCCTGTGCAGATAAGCCTTCACTGAATCCTCCATCACAGCATTTTCAGCTTCCGCCGTGTCTGCATGGCCTGCCGCTGTAAAATCCGAAAATTCTATATTTTGGTCTTTCAGACGGCCGATAACATAATCAAATTCCTGCTCACTCAAACTCTTATCAAAGACCTGATCGACCTCATCCAGCTGAATGACATTATGGTTCTGCCCGGCAGCCTTTATAAGTTCTTGTATCCGTTCCTCTATCTGCACTGCAGTGTAACTCCTTTCTCTGAAAAATAACAACGTGGACAAACTTTCCTATGGAATAAAAGAAGACCGGAGTTAATTCCGGTCTCAGCATTTTGTATTATATACTTATTTTACCACATTTTTTAAATTTTAATAAGTTTTCAGAAAAATATTTTTAAATTTTATTAATATCTGACATTTACTCATCCATATAATTTGTACATTTTGCACAAAATTTTATTCATCCAGCGCATCCCGAAGGCTTTTTGTAAACTCATATACCTTTTTTGGACTGTCTTCTCCATACTCGCTG is a window encoding:
- a CDS encoding sigma-70 family RNA polymerase sigma factor; its protein translation is MQIEERIQELIKAAGQNHNVIQLDEVDQVFDKSLSEQEFDYVIGRLKDQNIEFSDFTAAGHADTAEAENAVMEDSVKAYLHRIGRIPLLSKDQEERLAKEIEAGSQSAKDKMINSNLRLVVSVAKRYAAGSGMALLDLIQEGNIGLMKAVDKFDYRRGYKFSTYAMWWIRQSVTRAIADQARTIRIPVHMKEKMGKVSGAARKFLEENGREPNADELAELMEISRDQMDEIMRLYSDTVSLDSPVGEEEDAMLMNFVADESMPEQYQTAEQGILSEQINEILSELTEREQTILRLRFGFVENRIWTLEEVGREYHVTRERIRQIEGKALRKLKMKKETKSLRAYIED